In Tessaracoccus sp. MC1865, the DNA window CGCGCCGGCGGACCCTGCGCCGGACAAGCCGGACCTCATCCGGGTGGAGCCCGGCTGCTGATGATTCGGCCGGGTCGAGGCCCCTACGGGTATGAAAGAGCGTTGGTACGCGCCGGGCTGGGTCCCGTCGCCGGTGCCGACGAGGCCGGGCGTGGCGCATCTGCCGGTCCCCTCGTCGCGGCCGCCGTCATCCTCAACCCGGACAGGCCCATCAAGGGCCTCGACGACTCCAAGGTCCTCACCGCCGCAGCCCGTGAGCGGCTCCACGACGAGATCGTCAAGCGTGCGGTTGCCGTTGCGTGGTCGCTGGTGGAGCCGGCGGAATGCGATGAGTTGGGCATGCACCAGGCAGACCTGCACGGTCTTCGCCGAGCGGTGGGGCGCCTGGAGGTGGCGGCCGGCTTCGTGCTGACCGACGGCTTCCCCGTGGACGGCCTCGGCGTGCCGGGGCTGGCGATGTGGAAGGGCGACAAGGTGGCCGCCTGCGTGT includes these proteins:
- a CDS encoding ribonuclease HII; its protein translation is MIRPGRGPYGYERALVRAGLGPVAGADEAGRGASAGPLVAAAVILNPDRPIKGLDDSKVLTAAARERLHDEIVKRAVAVAWSLVEPAECDELGMHQADLHGLRRAVGRLEVAAGFVLTDGFPVDGLGVPGLAMWKGDKVAACVSAASIVAKVTRDRIMTEYDATYPGYGFAIHKGYNTKVHQSALQEYGPSPIHRWCFENVRLSARRADVTAAESS